The Pseudomonas berkeleyensis genome includes a region encoding these proteins:
- a CDS encoding antibiotic biosynthesis monooxygenase, with amino-acid sequence MSETQSETVTLVVRHQVRANHVPRYESWLRRIIATASQCPGHLGVDVVRSHQARVAQFTCVLRFTSLERLQNWIDSEQRRQLIAEVEPLLRTGDQLEIAENKEFWFVPETAQAPPPRWKQSCVTFLVILPLSLLVPLLWQPLFQRIPWLGGYLPSNVVITLSIVVLVVYLFMPIATRLFAAWLSPTVDEDRP; translated from the coding sequence ATGAGCGAGACGCAGTCGGAAACCGTCACCCTGGTGGTACGCCATCAGGTTCGCGCAAACCACGTGCCGCGTTACGAATCCTGGCTGCGGCGCATCATCGCCACTGCCAGCCAATGCCCCGGTCACCTGGGCGTCGACGTGGTGCGCAGCCATCAGGCCCGTGTGGCGCAATTCACCTGCGTGCTGCGTTTCACCAGCCTGGAACGACTGCAGAACTGGATCGACTCCGAGCAGCGGCGCCAACTGATCGCCGAAGTCGAGCCGCTGCTACGCACGGGTGATCAGCTGGAAATCGCCGAGAACAAGGAATTCTGGTTCGTGCCGGAAACCGCACAAGCCCCTCCGCCACGCTGGAAACAGAGCTGCGTGACCTTCCTCGTGATCCTCCCATTGAGCCTGCTCGTACCGCTGCTCTGGCAACCCCTGTTTCAACGCATACCGTGGCTCGGCGGTTATCTGCCGAGCAATGTCGTGATCACCCTGAGCATCGTTGTGCTCGTGGTGTACCTGTTCATGCCCATCGCCACGCGACTGTTCGCCGCCTGGCTGAGCCCAACCGTAGACGAGGATCGACCATGA
- a CDS encoding alpha/beta hydrolase, producing the protein MQPSPNLGAGSPGVERNTQAFLEALAAGGGTPLEQLPPAQARAVLTGAQASVEIDLSAVQAREHDIEVAGQSLKLVVVRPAGSQGELPGFMFFHGGGWVLGDYPTHARLIHDLVLHSGAAAIYVDYTPSPEAKYPTAINQAYAATQWVAANGRQIGIDGSRLAVAGNSVGGNMAAVVALKAKEAGTPKLRFQLLLWPVTDASFNNASYNQFADGHFLTRAMMEWFWDNYTTDPTQRNEIHASPLCARLEQLQGLPPALVQTAEMDVLRDEGEAYARRLGTAGVAVSAVRYNGMIHDYGLLNVIAEVPAVRTAMQQAGAALREHLA; encoded by the coding sequence ATGCAGCCCTCCCCCAACCTGGGCGCCGGCAGTCCCGGCGTCGAACGCAACACCCAAGCCTTTCTCGAAGCGCTCGCCGCAGGTGGCGGCACGCCACTGGAACAACTACCGCCAGCGCAGGCCCGAGCCGTGCTCACAGGCGCACAAGCCTCGGTCGAGATCGATCTTTCTGCCGTGCAAGCGCGCGAACACGACATCGAGGTCGCCGGCCAGAGCCTCAAGCTGGTCGTAGTACGTCCCGCAGGCAGTCAGGGTGAACTGCCGGGGTTCATGTTCTTCCACGGCGGCGGCTGGGTACTGGGCGACTACCCCACCCACGCGCGACTGATCCATGACCTGGTACTGCACTCCGGTGCCGCCGCGATCTACGTCGATTACACGCCATCCCCCGAAGCCAAGTACCCGACCGCGATCAACCAGGCGTACGCAGCCACCCAGTGGGTAGCCGCCAATGGCAGACAGATCGGTATCGATGGGTCGCGCCTGGCCGTGGCCGGCAACAGCGTCGGCGGCAACATGGCCGCCGTGGTGGCTCTGAAAGCCAAGGAGGCCGGCACGCCCAAGCTGCGTTTCCAACTGCTGCTGTGGCCGGTGACCGACGCCAGTTTCAACAACGCGTCGTACAACCAGTTCGCCGACGGCCACTTCCTGACTCGCGCGATGATGGAGTGGTTCTGGGACAACTACACCACCGACCCCACGCAGCGTAACGAGATCCATGCATCGCCACTTTGTGCCCGCCTGGAGCAGCTACAAGGCCTACCTCCCGCCCTGGTACAGACGGCCGAGATGGACGTGCTGCGCGACGAAGGCGAAGCCTACGCTCGTCGCCTGGGCACGGCCGGCGTAGCGGTCAGCGCCGTGCGCTACAACGGCATGATCCATGACTACGGCCTGCTCAACGTGATCGCCGAGGTACCTGCCGTACGCACGGCGATGCAGCAGGCCGGCGCGGCCCTGCGCGAACACCTGGCCTGA
- a CDS encoding response regulator, producing the protein MTAANPIRVLVADDHPLLREGIAAVLAGQEDIDLVGEASDGREALERFRQLRPDVTLMDLQMPRMNGIDSILAIRGECPDARIAILTTYRGDVRALHAIQAGAQAYLLKSSLRKELVETIRTLAAGKRHIPPEIAADLAAHIGQQSLSPREVEVLQAAALGYSNRDIALQLRITEDTVKGHMRLIMDKLSANNRTHAVAIAVQRGVLEIGTPL; encoded by the coding sequence ATGACAGCCGCCAACCCCATCCGCGTACTGGTCGCGGATGATCATCCCCTGCTGCGCGAAGGCATCGCCGCCGTGCTCGCCGGGCAAGAGGACATCGATCTGGTCGGCGAAGCCAGCGATGGTCGCGAGGCACTGGAACGCTTTCGCCAACTGCGTCCGGACGTGACCCTGATGGATCTGCAAATGCCGCGCATGAACGGTATCGACAGCATCCTGGCGATTCGCGGCGAATGCCCGGATGCACGCATTGCCATTCTCACCACCTATCGCGGCGACGTGCGCGCGCTGCACGCCATTCAGGCAGGCGCACAGGCCTATCTGCTGAAAAGCAGCCTGCGCAAGGAGCTGGTGGAGACGATCCGTACCCTGGCCGCGGGCAAGCGTCACATTCCGCCGGAGATCGCCGCCGACCTGGCCGCGCACATCGGCCAGCAAAGCCTCAGCCCGCGTGAAGTCGAGGTTCTCCAGGCGGCCGCACTGGGTTATTCCAATCGCGACATCGCCCTGCAACTGCGCATCACCGAAGACACGGTCAAAGGTCACATGCGCCTGATCATGGACAAGCTGAGCGCAAACAACCGTACCCATGCCGTGGCTATCGCCGTGCAACGCGGCGTACTGGAGATCGGCACCCCACTTTAG
- a CDS encoding amidohydrolase: MSADLILFNGRLHTVDREKPQASAVAIKDGRFVAVGSDAEAMALRGDATRVVDLQKRTVIPGLNDSHLHLIRGGLNYNLELRWEGVPSLADALRMLKEQADRTPTPQWVRVVGGWTEFQFAEKRLPTLDELNKAAPDTPVFVLHLYDRALLNRAALRAVGYDKNTPNPPGGEIQRDASGEPTGMLIARPNALILYATLAKGPKLPLEYQVNSTRQFMRELNRLGVTSAIDAGGGYQNYPDDYQVIQELAAQDQLTVRIAYNLFTQKPKEELQDFQAWSKIVKPGDGTDFLRHNGAGEMLVFSAADFEDFLEPRPDLAPSMEAELEPVVRHLVEQRWPFRLHATYDESISRMLDVFEKVDRDMPFNGLPWLFDHAETISPRNIERVRALGGGIAIQHRMAFQGEYFIDRYGAKAAEATPPIQRMLAEGIPVGGGTDATRVASYNPWTALYWLVSGKTVGGTTLNPQGLSRNTALQLFTHGSAWFSSEQGKKGQIKVGQLADLVALSADFFSVEEEQIKWLESVLTVVGGKVVHATSEFDKLAPPTLPVLPDWSPVAKVPGHWKPVAAPLSASIHQCIGACAVHQHQHDRARRSSVPVSDHQGFWGAFGCSCFAF; this comes from the coding sequence ATGAGTGCCGATCTCATTCTGTTCAACGGCCGGCTGCACACGGTCGACCGTGAAAAACCGCAGGCCAGCGCCGTGGCCATCAAGGACGGGCGCTTCGTCGCCGTAGGCAGCGATGCCGAAGCCATGGCCCTGCGCGGTGACGCCACCCGCGTGGTCGACCTGCAGAAGCGTACGGTGATCCCTGGCCTCAACGACTCGCACCTGCACCTGATCCGCGGCGGCCTCAACTACAACCTGGAACTGCGCTGGGAAGGCGTGCCGTCGCTGGCCGACGCCTTGCGCATGCTCAAGGAACAGGCCGACCGCACGCCGACGCCGCAATGGGTGCGTGTGGTCGGCGGCTGGACCGAGTTCCAGTTCGCCGAGAAACGCCTGCCGACCCTGGACGAGTTGAACAAGGCCGCGCCGGACACCCCGGTGTTCGTGCTGCATCTCTATGACCGCGCCCTGCTCAACCGTGCCGCGCTACGTGCCGTCGGCTACGACAAGAACACCCCGAACCCGCCCGGCGGCGAGATTCAGCGCGATGCCAGCGGCGAGCCCACCGGCATGCTGATCGCCCGCCCCAACGCGTTGATTCTCTACGCCACCCTGGCCAAGGGGCCGAAGCTGCCGCTGGAGTATCAGGTCAACTCAACGCGTCAATTCATGCGCGAACTCAACCGCCTGGGCGTGACCAGCGCCATCGATGCCGGCGGCGGCTACCAGAACTATCCCGATGATTATCAGGTGATCCAGGAACTGGCCGCGCAGGATCAACTCACCGTGCGCATCGCCTACAACCTGTTCACCCAGAAACCCAAGGAAGAACTGCAGGACTTCCAGGCCTGGAGCAAGATCGTCAAGCCGGGCGACGGCACCGACTTCCTCCGCCACAACGGTGCCGGCGAGATGCTGGTGTTCTCCGCCGCCGACTTCGAGGACTTTCTCGAACCTCGTCCCGATCTGGCGCCCAGCATGGAAGCCGAGCTGGAGCCGGTGGTACGCCACCTGGTCGAGCAGCGCTGGCCGTTCCGCCTGCACGCCACCTATGACGAATCCATCTCGCGCATGCTCGACGTGTTCGAGAAGGTCGACCGCGATATGCCGTTCAACGGCCTGCCGTGGCTGTTCGACCACGCCGAGACCATCAGCCCGCGCAACATCGAACGGGTACGAGCGCTTGGCGGCGGCATCGCCATCCAGCACCGCATGGCCTTTCAGGGCGAATACTTCATCGACCGCTACGGCGCCAAGGCCGCCGAGGCCACCCCGCCGATCCAGCGCATGCTGGCCGAAGGCATCCCGGTCGGCGGCGGCACCGACGCCACCCGCGTGGCCAGCTACAACCCGTGGACGGCGCTGTACTGGCTGGTCAGCGGCAAGACGGTCGGCGGCACCACGCTGAATCCGCAGGGCCTGTCACGCAACACCGCCCTGCAACTGTTCACCCACGGCAGCGCCTGGTTCTCCAGCGAGCAAGGCAAGAAGGGCCAGATCAAGGTGGGCCAGCTCGCCGACCTGGTGGCGCTGTCGGCGGACTTCTTCAGCGTCGAGGAAGAACAGATCAAGTGGCTGGAATCGGTGCTCACCGTAGTCGGCGGCAAGGTCGTGCATGCCACGTCCGAGTTCGACAAACTCGCACCGCCCACGCTGCCGGTACTACCGGACTGGTCACCCGTAGCCAAGGTGCCCGGCCACTGGAAGCCAGTCGCGGCACCGCTGTCGGCGAGCATCCACCAATGCATCGGCGCCTGTGCGGTACACCAGCACCAGCATGATCGCGCCCGCCGCAGCAGTGTGCCGGTCAGCGATCACCAGGGCTTCTGGGGCGCCTTCGGCTGCTCGTGCTTTGCGTTCTGA
- a CDS encoding sensor histidine kinase, with amino-acid sequence MDASRPYTSQLRLSVVLALLCMVLFSAAAQADRSGLEQQLEHRRWTLNDDSPSQIGALAETHDGYLWLGTHDSLYRFDGFEFTSYRTPDGHDLGIVSSLLASDAGLWVGLRNGGVYLITSEKEQPSRFDLGSGVIYALARTADGSVWAAANDGLLRYDGKGWQRLGSAEGFLGNNAYSVLVDSSDRLWVADEQRLYVLQPGARALRDTGIRSNRTRQMMQAPDGALWLIERDRESLLRVDIGSALLQTSRIAIGAEANAMLFDLHGCLWLSTAGSGLLHVAKPNEHGSAGFDTSERFTARDGLSSDFAWPLLEDSDGSLWIGTQNGLDRLRERPLLPAGFPTNAHNLALGADDQGNLWAGSSNLPVMRLNDDGLHQLPLHTPISAISKAPDGSVWLAGPEGIWRSIGEQLEKVSALPVERDLDSSVRTLLIDRQGAVWLSLNRQGLYVLREGQWQRLPPPSANPTQLMPVSSALAPDGQRWFGYRDNLLVSHDEQGEHRWGSAEGLDIGHVTAMAHLQDHSWFGGQRGLARFDGKRFQNLPLSENGLFDNLYAIIPVASAQGEDLWLQGKGGVFQLPAEEIAKALNDPRHPIRYRTYDLQGGLANDPQQVLALPTAVRTAQGRLWFVTRNGVAGLKPGWQVQNSKAPKVSIESLVADGAGISLQAPMILPADSKRLAIRYSALSLSAPEGLRFLYRLDGFDNDWHSAGRQREATYTGLPAGSYRFRVRALNQDGVPSEQDAELSFSIGQMFYRHPLFILAVALSVLLVLHLLYRSNMQRAAERLRTRLEERHDERERIARELHDTLLQGVQGLVLHVQAAADSLPADQPARTKLENALDRADQVIAEGRERVRNLRHAQEASSDLPQTLRELDQLHEHADTDYQVEIAGTPCALHPVVHDELSQLAREAVSNAFRHANASHIRVRLDYNPRQFSLSVSDDGRGLLAEYLQGAEPVDHWGLKGMYERAAKIGGTLNIQSAPGHGCLVQLALAGPLAYRQPHPRARRWLHWKRLIRSSQP; translated from the coding sequence TTGGACGCTTCTAGACCGTACACCTCACAGCTTCGCCTCAGCGTCGTGCTGGCCTTGCTTTGCATGGTGCTGTTCAGCGCCGCCGCGCAGGCAGACCGAAGCGGGCTGGAGCAGCAGCTGGAACATCGCCGCTGGACACTCAATGACGACAGCCCCAGCCAGATCGGCGCCTTGGCGGAAACCCACGACGGCTACCTGTGGCTGGGCACGCACGACTCCCTGTACCGCTTCGACGGTTTCGAATTCACCAGCTACCGCACACCCGATGGCCATGACCTGGGAATCGTCTCCAGCCTGTTGGCCAGCGACGCCGGGTTATGGGTAGGCCTGCGCAACGGCGGCGTCTACCTGATCACCTCGGAGAAGGAGCAACCCAGCCGCTTCGACCTCGGCAGCGGCGTGATCTACGCCCTGGCGCGAACGGCAGATGGCAGCGTCTGGGCAGCGGCCAACGACGGCCTGCTGCGCTACGACGGTAAAGGCTGGCAGCGCCTGGGCAGCGCAGAGGGCTTTCTCGGCAACAATGCCTACAGCGTGCTGGTCGACAGCAGCGACCGACTCTGGGTCGCCGACGAACAGCGCCTCTACGTTCTCCAGCCTGGCGCCCGAGCGCTGCGCGATACCGGCATTCGCAGCAATCGCACGCGGCAGATGATGCAGGCTCCCGATGGAGCGCTGTGGCTGATCGAACGCGACCGCGAAAGCCTGCTTCGAGTCGACATCGGCTCGGCATTATTGCAGACAAGCCGCATCGCCATCGGTGCCGAAGCCAACGCCATGCTGTTCGATCTGCATGGTTGCCTGTGGCTGAGCACAGCAGGTAGCGGCCTGCTGCATGTGGCCAAACCCAACGAGCATGGCAGCGCCGGGTTCGATACCAGCGAGCGCTTCACCGCCCGCGACGGGCTCAGCTCCGACTTCGCCTGGCCACTGCTCGAGGACAGCGACGGCAGCCTGTGGATCGGTACGCAGAACGGCCTGGATCGTTTGCGCGAACGCCCCCTGCTTCCCGCTGGTTTTCCCACCAACGCGCACAACCTGGCATTGGGCGCCGATGACCAGGGCAACCTCTGGGCGGGTAGCAGCAACCTGCCTGTCATGCGTCTGAACGACGACGGCCTGCATCAACTGCCGCTGCACACGCCAATCAGTGCGATCAGCAAGGCACCGGATGGCTCGGTCTGGCTGGCCGGCCCCGAGGGCATCTGGCGCAGTATCGGTGAACAACTGGAGAAGGTCTCGGCCCTGCCTGTCGAGCGCGACCTGGACTCATCGGTACGTACCTTGCTGATCGACCGCCAGGGTGCAGTCTGGCTGTCACTCAACCGCCAGGGGCTCTACGTACTACGTGAGGGCCAGTGGCAGCGGCTACCGCCCCCCAGCGCCAACCCGACGCAACTGATGCCGGTAAGCTCTGCGCTGGCGCCCGACGGGCAGCGCTGGTTCGGTTACCGCGACAACCTGCTCGTCAGCCATGACGAGCAGGGCGAGCATCGCTGGGGGAGCGCCGAAGGCCTGGACATCGGTCATGTGACGGCGATGGCTCATCTGCAGGATCACAGCTGGTTCGGCGGACAGCGAGGCCTGGCGCGCTTCGATGGCAAGCGTTTCCAGAATCTGCCATTGAGCGAGAACGGCCTGTTCGACAACCTTTACGCCATCATTCCCGTGGCCAGTGCACAGGGCGAAGACTTGTGGCTGCAGGGCAAGGGCGGCGTATTTCAATTGCCGGCCGAGGAGATCGCCAAGGCTCTGAACGACCCACGCCACCCTATCCGTTATCGCACCTATGACCTGCAAGGCGGTCTGGCCAATGACCCGCAGCAGGTGCTTGCTCTGCCAACGGCCGTGCGTACCGCCCAGGGGCGCCTGTGGTTCGTGACCCGCAATGGCGTGGCCGGGCTGAAGCCCGGCTGGCAGGTGCAAAACAGCAAGGCTCCCAAGGTCAGCATCGAGTCACTGGTCGCCGACGGTGCAGGCATCTCGCTGCAAGCGCCAATGATCCTGCCTGCCGACAGCAAGCGCCTGGCCATTCGTTACAGCGCCCTGAGCCTGTCGGCTCCCGAAGGGCTGCGTTTTCTCTACCGACTCGATGGTTTCGACAACGACTGGCACTCCGCCGGGCGCCAGCGCGAGGCGACCTACACCGGCCTGCCTGCCGGCTCCTATCGTTTTCGCGTACGCGCGCTCAATCAGGATGGCGTACCCAGCGAGCAGGATGCCGAACTGAGCTTCAGCATCGGGCAGATGTTCTACCGCCATCCTCTGTTCATCCTGGCCGTGGCACTGAGCGTGCTGCTGGTGCTGCACCTGCTCTACCGCAGCAACATGCAGCGCGCCGCCGAGCGCCTGCGCACGCGCCTGGAAGAACGCCACGATGAACGTGAACGCATCGCACGCGAATTGCACGACACCCTGCTGCAAGGCGTGCAAGGCCTGGTGCTGCACGTGCAGGCCGCAGCGGATAGCCTGCCAGCCGATCAACCGGCGCGAACGAAGTTGGAAAATGCCCTGGATCGTGCTGACCAGGTGATCGCCGAAGGTCGTGAGCGCGTGCGTAACCTGCGTCACGCGCAGGAGGCGTCGAGCGACCTGCCGCAGACGCTGCGCGAACTCGATCAGTTGCACGAGCATGCTGACACCGACTATCAGGTCGAGATCGCCGGCACGCCCTGCGCCCTGCATCCGGTGGTGCATGACGAACTCAGCCAGCTCGCCCGCGAAGCCGTCAGCAATGCCTTCCGGCATGCCAACGCAAGCCACATACGCGTGCGCCTGGATTACAACCCTCGGCAGTTCTCGTTATCCGTCAGTGACGATGGTCGTGGCCTGCTGGCCGAGTACCTGCAAGGCGCGGAACCGGTCGACCACTGGGGGCTGAAAGGCATGTACGAACGCGCCGCCAAGATCGGCGGCACCTTGAATATTCAAAGTGCACCTGGCCACGGCTGCCTGGTGCAGTTGGCTCTGGCCGGGCCCTTGGCCTACCGGCAGCCGCACCCGCGCGCACGACGCTGGCTACACTGGAAACGATTGATCAGGAGCTCTCAGCCATGA
- a CDS encoding MFS transporter, whose translation MASEKASPWGALKHDTFRWLWLASIASNIGTWMHEVGAGWLMTSLSSNPMHVALVQVAGSAPMFLLALPAGAMADIIDKRRYLLIVQVWMAAVATLLATLTLLGLTTVWLLLGLTLAMGVGTALMMPAWSALTPELVSKRDLPSAIALSSLGINVARALGPAIAGVLVSLSGPWATFALNALSFFAVMAVLLTWKRERQVAAFPAERLLGAIRAGWRYSRASRPLQSVLVRAAAFFVGASAGTSLLPLIVRGELKGSASDFGLLLGSVGIGAVLGAMLLPRLRERISANHLVAMASVLYALVLLALAWVRDFAVLLPVMLLSGAAWIAVLSSLQVSAQTSVPDWVRARALSVYILVFFGSMAAGGALWGYVASHASIPVALLAASGCLVLGLLLTPRFTLPVTESEDLAPSLHWPAPILADEADRERGPVMITLQYDIAPEHVAGFRQAMVEVARMRKRNGAFSWGLVQNSENPRHWQEFFFDESWLEHLRHHGRVTRAEQRIEAAARRFQSPDVAVHIEHFLMPAKGASQPAESSHASS comes from the coding sequence ATGGCCAGCGAAAAGGCTTCGCCCTGGGGCGCCCTCAAGCACGACACGTTCCGCTGGTTGTGGCTGGCCAGTATCGCCTCGAACATCGGCACCTGGATGCACGAGGTCGGTGCCGGCTGGCTGATGACCAGCCTGTCGAGCAACCCCATGCACGTGGCGCTGGTGCAGGTAGCCGGCAGCGCGCCAATGTTCCTCCTGGCGCTGCCGGCCGGGGCCATGGCCGACATCATCGACAAGCGTCGTTACCTGCTGATCGTGCAGGTATGGATGGCCGCCGTGGCGACGCTGCTGGCGACTCTGACGCTGCTCGGGCTGACCACGGTCTGGCTGTTGCTCGGCCTGACCCTGGCCATGGGCGTCGGTACCGCGCTGATGATGCCGGCCTGGTCGGCGCTGACGCCGGAGCTGGTGAGCAAGCGCGACCTGCCCTCGGCCATTGCCCTGTCGAGCCTCGGCATCAACGTCGCCCGCGCGCTCGGCCCGGCCATCGCCGGGGTACTGGTCAGCCTCAGCGGGCCGTGGGCGACCTTCGCCCTCAACGCCCTGTCGTTCTTCGCGGTGATGGCGGTGCTGCTGACCTGGAAGCGCGAGCGCCAGGTCGCCGCCTTCCCGGCCGAACGCCTGCTCGGCGCCATTCGTGCCGGCTGGCGTTACAGCCGTGCCTCACGTCCATTGCAATCGGTGCTGGTGCGCGCAGCAGCCTTCTTCGTTGGCGCCAGTGCCGGCACCTCGTTGCTACCGCTGATCGTACGGGGCGAGCTGAAAGGCAGCGCCAGTGACTTCGGCCTACTGCTGGGTAGCGTCGGTATCGGCGCGGTGCTCGGCGCCATGCTGCTGCCCAGGCTGCGCGAGCGCATCAGCGCCAACCATCTGGTGGCCATGGCCAGCGTGCTCTACGCCCTGGTGCTGCTGGCCCTGGCCTGGGTGCGCGACTTCGCCGTGCTGCTGCCGGTGATGCTGCTCAGCGGCGCGGCATGGATCGCAGTGCTGTCCAGCCTGCAGGTCAGCGCGCAGACGTCAGTGCCGGACTGGGTGCGAGCCCGCGCGCTGTCGGTATACATCCTGGTGTTCTTCGGCAGCATGGCCGCCGGCGGCGCGCTGTGGGGTTACGTCGCCAGTCATGCGTCGATTCCCGTCGCCCTGCTCGCTGCTTCCGGCTGCCTGGTTCTCGGTCTGTTGCTGACGCCGCGCTTCACCCTGCCGGTGACCGAAAGCGAAGACCTGGCGCCCTCGCTGCACTGGCCGGCACCGATCCTCGCCGACGAGGCCGATCGTGAACGTGGCCCGGTGATGATCACCCTGCAGTACGACATCGCGCCGGAGCATGTGGCAGGCTTTCGCCAGGCAATGGTCGAGGTCGCCCGCATGCGCAAGCGTAACGGCGCATTTTCCTGGGGGCTGGTACAGAACAGCGAGAACCCGCGGCACTGGCAGGAGTTCTTCTTCGATGAGTCCTGGCTCGAACACCTGCGCCATCACGGCCGGGTAACCCGCGCCGAACAACGCATCGAGGCGGCGGCCCGACGCTTCCAGAGTCCGGACGTGGCGGTGCATATCGAACACTTTCTGATGCCAGCCAAGGGCGCCTCTCAGCCTGCGGAGTCGTCTCATGCCAGCTCCTGA
- a CDS encoding alpha/beta fold hydrolase: protein MPRHALFIHGIWLTPAIWEPFQRRFSACGYRCSAPPWPPDQGGRQPGISALLDHYEAHIRNLGQPPLLIGHDLGGLLVQLLLNRGLGQAGIAIDPLPSRASLAGLYGAWPWLLHWAGWRHLLYMTPQYFARNMAQTLTPTQQNAAYAQHIVPAPGRVLFEAALGLGKRVDFANAERAPLLLIAGGCARIVRASTVAATYRHHRRSAAITSFKQFPGYSHWLIAEPGWERVADYCIEWAQNQVGRF, encoded by the coding sequence ATGCCGCGTCACGCACTGTTCATCCACGGCATCTGGCTCACGCCTGCAATCTGGGAGCCGTTCCAGCGCCGTTTCAGCGCCTGCGGTTATCGCTGCAGCGCACCGCCCTGGCCGCCAGACCAGGGCGGGCGGCAACCGGGCATCAGCGCCCTCCTCGATCACTACGAAGCGCACATTCGCAACCTCGGCCAGCCGCCACTGCTGATCGGGCATGACCTCGGCGGCCTGCTGGTGCAATTGCTCCTCAACCGTGGCCTGGGCCAGGCCGGCATCGCCATCGACCCATTGCCGTCACGGGCCAGCCTGGCCGGCTTGTATGGCGCCTGGCCCTGGCTGCTGCACTGGGCAGGCTGGCGTCACCTGCTGTACATGACACCGCAGTATTTCGCGCGCAATATGGCGCAAACCCTGACGCCGACCCAGCAAAACGCTGCCTATGCGCAGCACATCGTCCCGGCGCCAGGCCGGGTGTTGTTCGAAGCGGCACTGGGCCTTGGCAAGCGTGTCGACTTTGCCAATGCCGAGCGCGCACCACTGCTGCTGATCGCCGGTGGCTGCGCCCGCATCGTTCGCGCCAGCACGGTGGCCGCCACCTACCGCCATCATCGGCGCTCGGCCGCTATCACCAGCTTCAAGCAGTTTCCAGGCTACAGCCACTGGCTGATCGCCGAACCCGGGTGGGAAAGAGTTGCCGACTACTGCATCGAATGGGCACAGAATCAAGTTGGACGCTTCTAG
- a CDS encoding hydrolase, producing the protein MSNPKTEVLTPQNSQLIFIDQQPQMAFGVQSIDRQTLKNNTVGLAKAAKIFNVPTIITTVETESFSGHTYPELLAVFPDAPLLERTSMNSWDDQKVRDALKKNGRNKIIVSGLWTEVCNTTFALSAMHDAGYEIYMVADASGGTSQAAHDYSMQRMIQAGVVPVTWQQVLLEWQRDWKNRDTYDAVMALVKEHSGAYGMGVDYAYTMVHKAPERVQHGPTLAPIAAPI; encoded by the coding sequence ATGAGCAATCCAAAAACCGAAGTCCTCACCCCTCAGAACAGCCAGCTGATCTTCATCGACCAGCAGCCGCAGATGGCCTTCGGCGTGCAGAGCATCGACCGGCAAACCCTGAAGAACAACACCGTGGGCCTGGCCAAGGCGGCCAAGATCTTCAACGTGCCGACCATCATCACCACGGTCGAGACCGAGAGTTTCTCCGGCCACACCTACCCCGAGCTGCTCGCCGTGTTCCCCGACGCGCCGCTGCTCGAGCGCACCTCGATGAACTCCTGGGATGACCAGAAAGTCCGCGATGCGCTGAAGAAAAATGGCCGCAACAAGATCATCGTTTCCGGCCTGTGGACCGAGGTGTGCAACACCACCTTCGCCCTGTCGGCCATGCACGATGCCGGCTACGAGATCTACATGGTCGCCGACGCTTCCGGTGGTACCTCGCAAGCCGCTCATGACTATTCCATGCAGCGCATGATCCAGGCCGGCGTAGTACCGGTGACCTGGCAACAGGTACTGCTGGAATGGCAACGCGACTGGAAGAACCGTGATACCTACGACGCCGTCATGGCGCTGGTCAAGGAGCACTCCGGTGCCTATGGCATGGGCGTGGATTACGCCTACACCATGGTGCACAAGGCGCCGGAGCGCGTGCAGCACGGCCCGACCCTGGCACCGATCGCGGCGCCCATCTGA